Proteins encoded in a region of the Plasmodium berghei ANKA genome assembly, chromosome: 1 genome:
- a CDS encoding fam-a protein codes for MSKWYITLFFCVLIVFAYMNNKAIANSPAPLDQGSDPENPLLCRDPEEIRKAAELMNEAVIHLQYHATSTENYILISNYNNGRSVYFKNHGGHTIIEKLNNKISDSNKYNTIIKEICDLNRIKIVDGNALTGKVVRVYSPNLVMVQQRCRNLFELPQKYFYALAEKFEISENTTVIVCASANINDHNRSDKKFYKNTILESANLFKTEVNSEIDIRNGELKKLFVNLLGFFIKKEDEHVDLTCVSSIYDNVSNAKNPFTKMCKA; via the exons ATGAGCAAATGGTAcataacattatttttttgtgttttaATCGTATTTGCATATATGAACAATAAAGCTATTGCAAATAGTCCTGCTCC TTTGGATCAAGGAAGTGACCCAGAAAACCCCCTATTATGCAGAGATCCTGAAGAAATTAGGAAAGCAGCAGAACTTATGAACGAAGCTGTGATACATTTACAATATCATGCTACAAGTACAGAGAATTACATATTAATTtctaattataataatggtAGAAGCGTATATTTTAAGAATCATGGAGGTCATACaataattgaaaaattaaataataaaatctCTGATTCCAATAAG TATAATACCATAATAAAGGAGATATGTGATTTAAATCGTATAAAAATTGTCGATGGAAACGCTCTTACag gaaAAGTTGTTCGTGTATATAGTCCAAATTTAGTAATGGTACAACAACGTTGCAGAAACCTTTTTGAGTTAcctcaaaaatatttttatgcttTAGCCGAAAAATTTGAA ATATCAGAAAACACAACAGTAATTGTCTGTGCGTCAGCAAATATAAACGATCACAACCGTTCtgataaaaaattctaTAAAAACACTATCTTAGAAAGtgcaaatttatttaaaactGAAGTAAATTCTGAAATCGACATTAGAAATggtgaattaaaaaaattgtttgtTAACTTACTCggatttttcattaaaaagGAAGATGAACATGTTGATCTTACATGTGTCAGCTCT ATTTATGATAATGTTTCAAATGCCAAAAATCCTTTTACTAAAATGTGCAAAGCATAA